In Plasmodium falciparum 3D7 genome assembly, chromosome: 8, the following proteins share a genomic window:
- a CDS encoding cullin-1, putative, with translation MDIVNINFESGWKIIREEAIEKIEKYLENEHIEKNKNLFSATEYTRLYTVVYNMCAKKNPFCYSKEVYRKYGESLSMYTIDKIKPLLKNSDELNKTKILIDAWFKYSFYTKWMNKFLRYLDRYYVEYNSSLCLSAYTKNIFKITLFNELREDIKNIIYEIYNNLRLQEEIDQKELFCNIVELYKELDNESNEKMYEHDIEKKIVENVNNFYKKKAEEWINDYPFDDYIISIENAIEKEYEKNKSLNLNDDTCEKVTNIIVKILIYEKLNTLIDNKNNIFHLLKNNNLSSLRRTYILFSYFPEALTGLKKIIGEYIKMEGNELKDKYVQLSRKMHMSKNVNNMQNVDDNTMEDNDNYIDISNDDNNNNDNSNNNNIMNTEQNDDIILCDYIEQLIKLHNHYDNIFKLSFFNISNKNIDPNFNECLKDYFESFVEHEDEYFSTVKLLVIYTDNILKRDLNNENSVDEKQKIHMNKEEKNDEQTKFLMKKMSEIVEIFNYTSNKETFFEYYRVYLANRLINNIYISLHIEKKFIEQLYYLCGSQYTSKLGGMIQDLINNTNMNNKFYDHMKNVFNNNEIVNNNNNNSIYNDHFSNYHNVKDFFSVKILNKGYWPTLEKIHIQLNEPFNKYIQVFEEYYKSENKNRKLEWIYELSEVILHYEFNNILYNLYCNVVNAQILLLFNKYKYINYDIVKNELQIDLKSFTDHMYTSFYHFKLITSNDQIPDWTNSNFYINNNFSYPNKNVYIKKTTALLSKEHEKTKEDRTMAIEAAIVRVMKMHKKLFYDQIFDYVKKSLSSFSPTNQVIEKKIDLLVEREYIQKEENSQIYVYIP, from the coding sequence ATGGAcattgtaaatataaactTTGAAAGTGGATGGAAGATAATAAGGGAAGAGGCTATTGAGAAAATTGAGAAATATTTAGAGAATGAACATATTGAGAAAAACAAGAACTTATTTAGTGCTACAGAATATACAAGACTGTATACAGtagtatataatatgtgtGCTAAGAAAAATCCCTTTTGTTATTCTAAAGAAGTTTATAGAAAGTATGGAGAGAGTTTATCCATGTATACtatagataaaataaaaccattattaaaaaatagtgatgaattaaataaaacgAAAATATTAATTGATGCTTGgtttaaatattctttttatacgAAATGGatgaataaatttttaagatATTTAGATCGTTATTATGTAGAATATAATAGTTCTTTATGTCTTAGTgcttatacaaaaaatattttcaaaataacattatttaatgaattaagagaagatataaaaaatattatttatgaaatttataataatttaagatTACAAGAAGAAATCGATCAGAAAgaattattttgtaatattgtagaattatataaagaattagaTAACGAAagtaatgaaaaaatgtaTGAACATGatatagaaaagaaaatcgttgaaaatgtaaataatttttataaaaaaaaagcagAAGAATGGATAAATGATTACCCTTTTgatgattatattatatctattgAAAATGCTATtgaaaaagaatatgaaaaaaataaatctttaaatttaaatgatgATACATGTGAAAAAGTtactaatattattgttaaaatattaatatatgaaaaattaaatacactcatagataataaaaataatatatttcatttattaaaaaataataatctgAGTTCATTAAgaagaacatatatattattttcctatTTTCCAGAAGCTCTTACaggattaaaaaaaattataggaGAATATATCAAAATGGAGGGAAACGAATTAAAAGACAAATATGTGCAACTATCCAGAAAAATGCACATGtcaaaaaatgtaaataatatgcAAAATGTTGATGATAATACTATGGAGGATAACGATAATTATATAGACATAAGCAACgacgataataataataacgacAACagcaataataacaatatcaTGAATACAGAACAGaatgatgatattatattatgtgatTATATTGAACAACTAATTAAATTACATAAccattatgataatattttcaaactatccttttttaatatatccaaTAAAAATATCGATCCAAATTTCAACGAATGCTTAAAAGATTATTTCGAAAGTTTTGTAGAACATGAAGATGAATATTTTAGTACTGTTAAATTGTTAGTAATATATactgataatatattaaaacgaGATCTTAATAATGAAAACAGCGTtgatgaaaaacaaaaaatacatatgaataaagaagaaaaaaatgatgaacaaACAAAATTcttgatgaaaaaaatgtcaGAAATTGTagaaatttttaattatactaGTAATAAAGAAACATTCTTTGAATATTATAGAGTATATTTGGCTAATagattaattaataatatttatatttcattacatattgaaaagaaatttattgaacaattatattatttatgtggTTCACAGTATACATCCAAATTAGGAGGTATGATACAAGAtctaataaataatacaaatatgaataataaattttatgacCATATGAAAAATGTATTCAATAACAATGAaattgtaaataataataataataatagtatatataatgatcatTTTTCTAATTATCATAATGTTAAAGATTTTTTTTCCgtcaaaatattaaataaggGTTACTGGCCTACATTagaaaaaatacacataCAATTAAATGAaccatttaataaatatattcaagtatttgaagaatattataaatcagaaaataaaaataggaaACTAGAATGGATATATGAATTAAGTGAAGTTATTCTACATTatgaatttaataatattctttataatttatattgtaaTGTTGTTAATgcacaaatattattattattcaataaatataaatatattaattatgatattgttaaaaatgaattacaAATAGATCTTAAATCATTTACTGACCATATGTATACATccttttatcattttaaatTGATTACTTCAAATGATCAAATTCCAGATTGGACTAATtctaatttttatataaacaataattTCTCCTACCCAAacaaaaatgtatacataaaaaaaactaCTGCACTGTTATCAAAAGAACATGAAAAGACAAAAGAAGACCGAACTATGGCAATTGAAGCTGCTATTGTTAGGGTAATGAAAATGCACAAGAAACTTTTCTATGACCAAATATTTGATTATGTCAAAAAATCGTTATCTAGCTTTTCTCCGACAAAccaa